One window from the genome of Paraconexibacter algicola encodes:
- a CDS encoding PEP-utilizing enzyme codes for MATAEEFKTIGAGRAVFTRPEPVEGPVAWLDSPQAVIQFVQRDDVADTIVLARGGTTTFLTPALTAGVKGVITLQGAPESHLGILSREYGIPCVMGVQFEDGVRSSRGEIIPADGAVVRLDISTPEGRVAIEPGAPSEGGRGEPTAEEQALAAQMEQVIPLLHHFRGEVPHGAEGDQQLRDRLKTDVSVLSDESLRRRLTPDEINDFNDYAAWNVWDALALRSTEGESGLIPRQEYEAFGCINQYLRFPTFVDVITEKLGVDGVIELGAIPRREPGSKVNQLHLWCSAITPLFGRGLLHKLGLIDLDHDTDGVEKLVQFQRRLMAGFWGDGGELFSSSRGYRAPVLDRSWIDRFAADVQPFSGDDQRGLYQRFNATTEITGFLLHFDNRSGLCDSGPYPLPDGGFMIVRDHFLHDPAYHWHDVAEDLPHALTQAMVFHPKDDLQVNVLDIGTLFSEPSNYLDSLTGMAVYARDRYDTPVEELRRVDEDEMRLILERCDTTTTKLYKRIASMSPRDKIMCGAQVYYTEFVAPLARRAGVWEQLVEEHDFFEIDPLAMEAYYPLVRDKQAAAIVPQAFLMGLLSPPVSHVGGIDASAHAEHFPLLHRIALRGMLPDPPQAVGALAEAGLVATTAAGALLSEAGTAVHQALLAAERGGADTERLQAVYDRFLPINGDFKAACARWHDADEGARAALLADLSALVDRVEPALRRSGEVVARFADYGPRLRAALSAAEAGDHEQVTSPQTDSLHTVWMELHEDYIQILEIDRELEGSY; via the coding sequence ATGGCCACTGCAGAGGAGTTCAAGACGATCGGTGCCGGGCGCGCCGTCTTCACCCGTCCGGAGCCCGTCGAGGGCCCGGTCGCGTGGCTCGACTCGCCCCAGGCGGTCATCCAGTTCGTGCAGCGCGACGACGTCGCCGACACGATCGTCCTCGCCCGCGGCGGCACCACGACGTTCCTCACCCCGGCGCTCACCGCGGGCGTCAAGGGCGTCATCACCCTGCAGGGCGCACCCGAGTCGCACCTCGGGATCCTCTCGCGCGAGTACGGCATCCCCTGCGTCATGGGCGTGCAGTTCGAGGACGGCGTGCGCTCCAGCCGCGGCGAGATCATCCCCGCCGACGGCGCCGTCGTGCGCCTGGACATCTCGACCCCCGAGGGCCGGGTCGCGATCGAGCCCGGCGCCCCGAGCGAGGGCGGTCGCGGCGAGCCGACCGCGGAGGAGCAGGCGCTCGCCGCCCAGATGGAGCAGGTCATCCCGCTCCTGCACCACTTCCGCGGCGAGGTCCCGCACGGCGCCGAGGGCGACCAGCAGCTGCGCGACCGGCTGAAGACCGACGTGTCGGTCCTGTCCGACGAGTCGCTGCGCCGCCGCCTGACCCCCGACGAGATCAACGACTTCAACGACTACGCCGCCTGGAACGTGTGGGACGCGCTGGCGCTGCGCTCCACCGAGGGCGAGTCCGGCCTGATCCCCCGCCAGGAGTACGAGGCGTTCGGTTGCATCAACCAGTACCTGCGCTTCCCGACCTTCGTCGACGTGATCACCGAGAAGCTCGGCGTCGACGGCGTGATCGAGCTCGGTGCCATCCCGCGCCGCGAGCCCGGCTCGAAGGTCAACCAGCTGCACCTCTGGTGCTCGGCGATCACGCCGCTGTTCGGCCGCGGCCTGCTGCACAAGCTCGGCCTCATCGACCTCGACCACGACACCGACGGGGTCGAGAAGCTCGTCCAGTTCCAGCGCCGCCTGATGGCGGGCTTCTGGGGCGACGGCGGCGAGCTGTTCTCCTCCTCGCGCGGCTACCGGGCGCCGGTCCTCGACCGGTCGTGGATCGACCGCTTCGCCGCCGACGTGCAGCCGTTCTCCGGTGACGACCAGCGCGGCCTGTACCAGCGCTTCAACGCGACGACCGAGATCACCGGCTTCCTGCTGCACTTCGACAACCGCTCGGGCCTGTGCGACAGCGGCCCGTACCCGCTGCCCGACGGCGGCTTCATGATCGTGCGCGACCACTTCCTGCACGACCCGGCCTACCACTGGCACGACGTCGCCGAGGACCTCCCGCACGCGCTCACGCAGGCGATGGTCTTCCACCCGAAGGACGACCTGCAGGTCAACGTCCTGGACATCGGCACCCTGTTCAGCGAGCCGTCGAACTACCTCGACAGCCTCACCGGCATGGCCGTCTACGCGCGGGACCGGTACGACACGCCGGTGGAGGAGCTGCGCCGCGTCGACGAGGACGAGATGCGCCTGATCCTCGAGCGCTGCGACACCACGACGACGAAGCTCTACAAGCGGATCGCCTCGATGTCGCCGCGCGACAAGATCATGTGCGGCGCGCAGGTCTACTACACCGAGTTCGTCGCACCGCTGGCCCGCCGCGCCGGCGTCTGGGAGCAGCTCGTGGAGGAGCACGACTTCTTCGAGATCGACCCGCTGGCGATGGAGGCGTACTACCCGCTCGTCCGCGACAAGCAGGCGGCGGCGATCGTGCCGCAGGCGTTCCTCATGGGCCTGCTGTCCCCGCCGGTCAGCCACGTCGGCGGCATCGACGCGTCCGCGCACGCCGAGCACTTCCCACTCCTGCACCGCATCGCGCTGCGCGGCATGCTGCCCGACCCGCCGCAGGCGGTCGGCGCGCTCGCCGAGGCGGGCCTCGTCGCGACGACCGCCGCGGGCGCGCTGCTCAGCGAGGCGGGCACCGCGGTCCACCAGGCGCTGCTGGCCGCCGAGCGCGGCGGTGCGGACACCGAGCGGCTGCAGGCCGTCTACGACCGCTTCCTGCCGATCAACGGCGACTTCAAGGCCGCCTGCGCCCGCTGGCACGACGCCGACGAGGGTGCCCGCGCGGCGCTGCTGGCCGACCTCTCCGCGCTCGTCGATCGCGTGGAGCCCGCGCTGCGGCGCTCGGGCGAGGTCGTCGCGCGGTTCGCCGACTACGGGCCGCGCCTGCGCGCCGCCCTGTCCGCCGCGGAGGCCGGCGACCACGAGCAGGTCACCAGCCCGCAGACCGACTCGCTGCACACGGTCTGGATGGAGCTGCACGAGGACTACATCCAGATCCTCGAGATCGACCGCGAGCTCGAGGGGTCCTACTAG
- a CDS encoding enoyl-CoA hydratase-related protein gives MPIFEDLTDVAYEIENGLATITINRPERFNSFRAKTCDELIKCFKHAWASGDVGVVCLTGAGDRAFSTGGDQKQRAETGDYGPSETGLFEIETLHRTIRDIPKPVIAAVNGFAIGGGHVLHVLCDLSIAADTAKFGQVGPKVGSFDAGLGTGYLARVVGEKRMREIWFLCRQYTAEQALEWGLVNKVVPAADLMAEVRQWADEICNLSPTALKVLKQSMNIDTEQFIGTGQMALTSLMMFTETDEAKEGITAFNEKRAPDFSPYRGA, from the coding sequence ATGCCGATTTTTGAAGACCTCACCGACGTCGCCTACGAGATCGAGAACGGTCTCGCGACCATCACGATCAACCGCCCCGAGCGGTTCAACTCGTTCCGCGCCAAGACCTGCGACGAGCTCATCAAGTGCTTCAAGCACGCGTGGGCCTCCGGGGACGTCGGCGTCGTCTGCCTGACCGGCGCCGGCGACCGCGCGTTCTCCACCGGCGGCGACCAGAAGCAGCGCGCCGAGACCGGCGACTACGGCCCCTCCGAGACGGGCCTGTTCGAGATCGAGACGCTGCACCGCACGATCCGCGACATCCCCAAGCCGGTCATCGCCGCCGTCAACGGCTTCGCGATCGGCGGCGGCCACGTCCTGCACGTGCTGTGCGACCTCAGCATCGCCGCCGACACCGCGAAGTTCGGGCAGGTGGGACCGAAGGTCGGCTCGTTCGACGCCGGCCTGGGCACCGGCTACCTCGCCCGCGTCGTCGGCGAGAAGCGCATGCGCGAGATCTGGTTCCTGTGCCGCCAGTACACCGCCGAGCAGGCCCTCGAGTGGGGTCTCGTCAACAAGGTCGTCCCCGCCGCCGACCTCATGGCCGAGGTCCGGCAGTGGGCCGACGAGATCTGCAACCTCAGCCCGACCGCGCTGAAGGTCCTCAAGCAGTCGATGAACATCGACACCGAGCAGTTCATCGGCACCGGCCAGATGGCCCTGACGAGCCTGATGATGTTCACCGAGACCGACGAGGCCAAGGAGGGCATCACCGCGTTCAACGAGAAGCGGGCACCCGACTTCTCGCCCTACCGCGGCGCCTGA
- a CDS encoding LLM class flavin-dependent oxidoreductase: MATRGITVLRGGVESVAATAAAAERAGFGTAWTPEFYTRSAIVTLARMATVTADVRLGTSIAYATGRSPLMLATEARSLDELCGGRLVLGLGTGTRRMMEDWHGLDGAAPAVRMEELVPLLRSIWRLHEEPVAHDGRFYRTHLVPTAETTAPVRPDIPVYTAGVNPRMIEVAGRVGDGLLGHPLFSRPYLEEVVRPAIDRGREKGERPDAPVELCGVLICAVHDDADLARREAAAQLAFYCAPKTYGPLLEASGFGGVGERVRAAFAAKDFAAMAAAVPDEMVDAMAAAGTAAEVRARVAQAEAEFDHVITYPPSFGLTEERCDELAAALVDELAPGRG; encoded by the coding sequence ATGGCCACCAGGGGCATCACCGTCCTGCGAGGGGGCGTCGAGTCCGTCGCCGCGACCGCCGCGGCGGCCGAGCGCGCCGGCTTCGGCACCGCCTGGACGCCGGAGTTCTACACGCGCTCCGCCATCGTCACGCTCGCCCGCATGGCGACCGTCACCGCCGACGTCCGACTCGGCACGTCGATCGCCTACGCGACCGGCCGCTCGCCGCTGATGCTGGCCACCGAGGCCCGGTCGCTCGACGAGCTCTGCGGCGGCCGGCTCGTCCTCGGGCTCGGCACCGGCACCAGGCGGATGATGGAGGACTGGCACGGCCTCGACGGCGCGGCGCCCGCCGTGCGGATGGAGGAGCTCGTCCCGCTGCTGCGCTCGATCTGGCGGCTGCACGAGGAGCCCGTCGCCCACGACGGCCGCTTCTACCGCACCCACCTCGTGCCGACCGCGGAGACCACCGCCCCGGTCCGCCCGGACATCCCGGTCTACACCGCCGGGGTCAACCCGCGCATGATCGAGGTGGCGGGCCGGGTCGGGGACGGCCTGCTCGGCCACCCGCTGTTCAGCCGCCCGTACCTCGAGGAGGTCGTGCGGCCCGCGATCGACCGCGGCCGCGAGAAGGGGGAGCGCCCCGACGCGCCGGTCGAGCTCTGCGGCGTGCTGATCTGCGCGGTGCACGACGACGCCGACCTCGCCCGGCGCGAGGCCGCGGCCCAGCTGGCGTTCTACTGCGCGCCGAAGACGTACGGCCCGCTGCTCGAGGCCAGCGGCTTCGGGGGCGTCGGCGAGCGGGTGCGCGCAGCGTTCGCCGCGAAGGACTTCGCCGCCATGGCCGCCGCGGTGCCCGACGAGATGGTCGACGCGATGGCCGCCGCGGGCACGGCCGCGGAGGTCCGCGCGCGCGTCGCGCAGGCCGAGGCCGAGTTCGACCACGTCATCACCTACCCGCCGAGCTTCGGACTGACCGAGGAGCGCTGCGACGAGCTCGCCGCCGCCCTCGTCGACGAGCTGGCCCCCGGCCGTGGCTGA
- a CDS encoding MaoC/PaaZ C-terminal domain-containing protein has translation MSPTFEETTPPVTRTQIVRFAGAAGDFNPMHHDEPFAQAAGEETVFAMGQLTAAILGEAVARWLGRDAITGYGVRFVGKVVPGDVLVLRGTPADQPGRYDLTVTRESDATVVLTGWATH, from the coding sequence ATGAGCCCGACCTTCGAGGAGACCACGCCGCCCGTCACCCGCACGCAGATCGTGCGGTTCGCGGGAGCGGCCGGGGACTTCAACCCGATGCATCACGACGAGCCGTTCGCGCAGGCCGCCGGCGAGGAGACGGTCTTCGCGATGGGCCAGCTCACCGCGGCGATCCTCGGCGAGGCCGTCGCCCGGTGGCTCGGCCGCGACGCGATCACGGGCTACGGCGTGCGGTTCGTCGGCAAGGTCGTCCCCGGCGACGTCCTGGTCCTGCGCGGCACCCCGGCCGACCAGCCCGGCCGCTACGACCTGACGGTCACCCGCGAGTCCGACGCCACCGTCGTCCTCACCGGCTGGGCCACCCACTAA
- a CDS encoding FAS1-like dehydratase domain-containing protein: protein MADASHIGLEIDRFSFPVEAGKLREWAVAVGGQDVETVPLTFAAVASHHRDQAAMVAALDLDIRRVVVGSVDWEYRAPVRVGDTLTGARVVTGVRTNDRGMTFITIETALRRADGEVAIVQTDTVIELP, encoded by the coding sequence GTGGCTGACGCGTCGCACATCGGCCTCGAGATCGACCGGTTCAGCTTCCCGGTCGAGGCGGGCAAGCTGCGCGAGTGGGCGGTCGCGGTCGGCGGGCAGGACGTCGAGACGGTCCCGCTGACGTTCGCCGCGGTCGCCTCGCACCACCGCGACCAGGCGGCGATGGTCGCCGCGCTGGACCTCGACATCCGCCGCGTGGTCGTCGGCAGCGTCGACTGGGAGTACCGCGCCCCGGTCCGCGTCGGTGACACGCTGACCGGCGCCCGGGTCGTCACCGGCGTGCGGACGAACGACCGCGGCATGACCTTCATCACGATCGAGACCGCCCTGCGCCGCGCCGACGGCGAGGTCGCGATCGTCCAGACCGACACGGTGATCGAGCTGCCATGA
- a CDS encoding HAD family hydrolase: MRPTALLLDYAGVMTEDMWASVGGFCVHHGIAPERLAGAYRPGADFYELSVELECGRVSVEDFEPRLAAVLGLDDHTDLVQRLVGGLGVEPRMLEVVAAARAAGVRTVLLSNSWGEAMYAPEVRALCDAEVLSGRVGIRKPSPEIYAMAVEAAGVAASDCVFVDDQEVNLPPARALGITAVHHTDADATVAELRRLLHL, encoded by the coding sequence ATGCGCCCGACCGCCCTGCTGCTCGACTACGCCGGTGTGATGACCGAGGACATGTGGGCCTCCGTCGGGGGGTTCTGCGTGCACCACGGCATCGCGCCCGAGCGGCTCGCCGGCGCCTACCGGCCGGGCGCCGACTTCTACGAGCTGTCGGTCGAGCTGGAGTGCGGCCGCGTGTCGGTGGAGGACTTCGAGCCGCGGCTGGCGGCGGTCCTCGGACTCGACGACCACACCGACCTGGTGCAGCGCCTCGTCGGCGGCCTCGGGGTCGAGCCGCGCATGCTGGAGGTCGTCGCAGCCGCCCGCGCGGCGGGCGTGCGGACGGTGCTGCTGTCGAACTCCTGGGGCGAGGCGATGTACGCCCCGGAGGTCCGGGCGCTCTGCGACGCGGAGGTGCTCAGCGGGCGGGTCGGGATCCGCAAGCCGTCCCCGGAGATCTACGCGATGGCGGTGGAGGCGGCGGGCGTCGCGGCGTCGGACTGCGTGTTCGTCGACGACCAGGAGGTCAACCTCCCGCCCGCCCGCGCGCTCGGGATCACGGCGGTGCACCACACCGACGCGGACGCGACGGTCGCCGAGCTGCGGCGCCTGCTGCACCTGTAG
- a CDS encoding TetR/AcrR family transcriptional regulator, protein MDRRTEILTTAAGLFREKGFHGVGVDEIGKRVGVSGPAIYHHFAGKDEILATLFNDAMDKVAVETTGMFDTPQEELDFLVRHHARFVVGHRELVAIYAHEHRSLVEPWRKMFTGRTRAHAERWEDVVARVHPQADRTDVAVAVQAAIGLLHSVVLWPPKLLEDPGTHERLVAHALGALDAVAR, encoded by the coding sequence ATGGACCGACGCACCGAGATCCTCACCACCGCCGCCGGGCTGTTCCGGGAGAAGGGCTTCCACGGCGTCGGCGTCGACGAGATCGGCAAGCGCGTCGGTGTCAGCGGCCCGGCGATCTACCACCACTTCGCCGGCAAGGACGAGATCCTCGCGACGCTGTTCAACGACGCCATGGACAAGGTCGCGGTCGAGACCACCGGGATGTTCGACACCCCGCAGGAGGAGCTCGACTTCCTCGTGCGCCACCACGCGCGGTTCGTCGTCGGCCACCGCGAGCTCGTCGCGATCTACGCGCACGAGCACCGCTCGCTCGTCGAGCCCTGGCGGAAGATGTTCACCGGCCGCACCCGCGCGCACGCGGAACGCTGGGAGGACGTCGTCGCGCGCGTGCACCCGCAGGCCGACCGCACCGACGTCGCGGTCGCGGTGCAGGCGGCGATCGGCCTGCTGCACTCCGTCGTGCTCTGGCCGCCGAAGCTGCTCGAGGACCCGGGCACGCACGAGCGCCTCGTCGCGCACGCGCTCGGCGCGCTCGACGCGGTCGCCCGCTGA
- a CDS encoding SDR family oxidoreductase, with translation MSEPYLVTGCASGIGREVATELLAAGHAVIGLDVAGEGPDGADVRACDLSDAAAVDAAVAALPDRLAGVASVAGVPGTHPPARVLAVNLLAPRRLGAALLPRIAADGAIVHVASVAAGRSDRGDDDVRTVLGLPDEDAQAWLAREALAGSPTYDFTKKALVALACVQARDGLAHGVRSLSVSPGPTHTPILADFEATMGADRMSAAAQVVGRHGRPDDIAPLITFLLSPRACWVNAVDVRADGGLLGTRNL, from the coding sequence GTGTCTGAGCCCTACCTCGTCACCGGCTGCGCCTCGGGCATCGGCCGCGAGGTCGCGACCGAGCTGCTCGCCGCCGGGCACGCCGTGATCGGCCTCGACGTCGCGGGCGAGGGACCCGACGGCGCCGACGTCCGCGCCTGCGACCTCAGCGACGCGGCCGCGGTCGACGCCGCGGTCGCCGCGCTCCCCGACCGGCTCGCGGGCGTCGCGTCGGTCGCCGGGGTCCCGGGCACGCACCCGCCCGCCCGCGTGCTCGCCGTCAACCTGCTCGCGCCGCGGCGGCTCGGCGCCGCGCTGCTGCCCCGCATCGCGGCCGACGGCGCGATCGTCCACGTCGCCTCCGTCGCGGCGGGCCGCAGCGACCGCGGCGACGACGACGTCCGCACGGTGCTCGGACTGCCGGACGAGGACGCGCAGGCGTGGCTGGCCCGGGAGGCGCTCGCCGGCAGCCCGACCTACGACTTCACGAAGAAGGCGCTCGTTGCGCTCGCCTGCGTCCAGGCCCGCGACGGCCTCGCCCACGGGGTGCGGTCGCTGTCGGTCTCGCCCGGCCCGACGCACACGCCGATCCTCGCCGACTTCGAGGCGACGATGGGCGCCGACCGCATGAGCGCGGCCGCGCAGGTCGTCGGCCGTCACGGCCGCCCCGACGACATCGCCCCGCTGATCACGTTCCTGCTCTCGCCCCGCGCCTGCTGGGTCAACGCCGTCGACGTGCGCGCCGACGGCGGCCTGCTGGGCACCCGCAACCTCTGA
- a CDS encoding acyl-CoA dehydrogenase family protein, producing MDLSYSDEQQFLREAVRGVVDRELALPRVREQVLDPDLPDVDHRTAHDVAVAQGWTGIGVPEEAGGQGGGLLELSILAEELGRGAVPADGLYATILAALALHEADGDADLLAALAGGERTGALLVGGDRPTDVAGAATCVLGAPLADVLVAPDGHVHEASATTVTPRPLADRTRALGDVAGVDAGATSTGLAAHAAVLVAADALGAAQRLLDLTVAYVTDRVQFGVPVGSFQAVKHTAADMLTAIEGTRVVVQYAAWAVGEDEPGAATDAWVAKTRAARSAAFVADKALFLHGAVGYTWEHDLQLLFKRAKSDGPLFGDAGTYDDRIADALPLT from the coding sequence ATGGACCTCTCGTACTCCGACGAGCAGCAGTTCCTCCGCGAGGCCGTCCGCGGCGTCGTCGACCGCGAGCTCGCCCTGCCCCGCGTGCGGGAGCAGGTGCTCGACCCCGACCTGCCCGACGTCGACCACCGGACCGCGCACGACGTGGCGGTCGCCCAGGGCTGGACCGGCATCGGGGTGCCCGAGGAGGCCGGCGGCCAGGGCGGCGGCCTGCTCGAGCTGTCGATCCTCGCCGAGGAGCTCGGCCGCGGCGCGGTGCCCGCCGACGGCCTCTACGCGACGATCCTCGCCGCCCTCGCCCTGCACGAGGCCGACGGCGACGCCGACCTGCTCGCGGCGCTCGCGGGCGGCGAGCGGACCGGCGCGCTGCTCGTCGGCGGCGACCGGCCGACCGACGTCGCCGGAGCCGCCACGTGCGTGCTCGGCGCCCCGCTCGCCGACGTGCTCGTCGCGCCCGACGGCCACGTGCACGAGGCATCCGCGACGACGGTGACGCCGCGACCGCTGGCCGACCGCACCCGCGCGCTCGGCGACGTCGCCGGTGTCGACGCGGGCGCGACGTCGACCGGGCTCGCGGCGCACGCGGCGGTGCTCGTCGCCGCCGACGCGCTCGGTGCCGCGCAGCGGCTGCTGGACCTGACCGTCGCCTACGTGACCGACCGCGTCCAGTTCGGCGTGCCCGTCGGGTCGTTCCAGGCGGTCAAGCACACGGCCGCCGACATGCTCACCGCGATCGAGGGCACGCGGGTCGTCGTCCAGTACGCGGCCTGGGCGGTCGGCGAGGACGAGCCGGGTGCGGCCACCGACGCGTGGGTCGCCAAGACGCGCGCGGCGCGGTCCGCGGCGTTCGTCGCCGACAAGGCCCTCTTCCTCCACGGCGCGGTCGGCTACACCTGGGAGCACGACCTGCAGCTGCTGTTCAAGCGCGCGAAGAGCGACGGCCCCCTCTTCGGCGACGCCGGAACCTACGACGACCGCATCGCCGACGCCCTCCCCCTCACCTAA
- a CDS encoding aldehyde dehydrogenase family protein, with amino-acid sequence MIPVVDPSTEEVLGEVPEAGPAGVDAAVARARAAFGPWAATPLQQRLAALEALATALEGRAATIGHTLAREMGMPVAQATAVQAALPVGVLRATVAAARRFPFETTEDGALVLREPAGVVAAITPWNFPLHQIAAKLGPALAVGCTVVLKPSELAPLCVGELVAAARDAGLPDGVLEVVHGTGPVTGRALVEHQDVDVVSFTGSLAAGREIGAAAGRAIRRACLELGGKSPLVVLPDADVEAAVRHAVTRCCFNSGQACNAPTRLLLPAERAADATALAGEVARGLRVGPALQDGVDVGPVISAAARDRLRGVLRDTEATLVAGGPDDPPDLPDRGFWVAPTVLADVRPGMRVHDEELFGPILSVTTYTDEEDAVRLANATPYGLSAELYGADPDAIDRVARRLRAGQVKVGGVSARATLGAPFGGYGLSGLGRELGTFGLEEFTEVKAVLGV; translated from the coding sequence GTGATCCCCGTCGTGGACCCGAGCACCGAGGAGGTGCTCGGCGAGGTCCCCGAGGCCGGGCCCGCCGGCGTCGACGCCGCCGTGGCGCGGGCGCGCGCCGCCTTCGGGCCGTGGGCGGCCACGCCGCTCCAGCAGCGCCTCGCCGCGCTCGAGGCGCTCGCCACGGCGCTCGAGGGGCGCGCCGCGACGATCGGCCACACGCTCGCCCGCGAGATGGGCATGCCCGTCGCGCAGGCGACCGCCGTGCAGGCCGCGCTGCCCGTCGGCGTGCTGCGCGCCACCGTTGCCGCGGCTCGCCGCTTCCCGTTCGAGACCACCGAGGACGGGGCGCTCGTGCTACGCGAGCCCGCCGGGGTCGTCGCGGCGATCACGCCGTGGAACTTCCCGCTGCACCAGATCGCCGCGAAGCTCGGTCCCGCGCTCGCCGTCGGCTGCACCGTGGTGCTCAAGCCGTCGGAGCTCGCGCCGCTGTGCGTCGGCGAGCTCGTCGCCGCCGCCCGCGACGCGGGCCTCCCCGACGGCGTCCTGGAGGTCGTGCACGGCACCGGCCCGGTCACCGGCCGCGCGCTCGTCGAGCACCAGGACGTCGACGTCGTCTCCTTCACCGGCTCGCTCGCCGCCGGCCGCGAGATCGGGGCCGCCGCGGGCCGCGCGATCCGCCGCGCGTGCCTGGAGCTCGGCGGCAAGTCCCCGCTCGTCGTGCTGCCGGACGCCGACGTCGAGGCCGCCGTGCGCCACGCGGTCACCCGCTGCTGCTTCAACAGCGGGCAGGCCTGCAACGCCCCCACCCGGCTGCTGCTCCCCGCCGAGCGGGCCGCCGACGCGACCGCGCTCGCGGGCGAGGTCGCGCGCGGCCTGCGCGTCGGCCCCGCGCTGCAGGACGGCGTCGACGTCGGCCCCGTGATCAGCGCCGCCGCGCGCGACCGCCTGCGTGGCGTGCTGCGCGACACCGAGGCGACGCTCGTCGCCGGGGGCCCCGACGACCCGCCCGACCTGCCCGACCGCGGCTTCTGGGTCGCGCCGACCGTGCTCGCCGACGTGCGGCCCGGCATGCGCGTGCACGACGAGGAGCTGTTCGGCCCGATCCTGTCCGTCACGACCTACACCGACGAGGAGGACGCCGTGCGCCTCGCCAACGCCACCCCGTACGGCCTGTCGGCCGAGCTCTACGGGGCCGATCCGGACGCGATCGACCGCGTCGCCCGCCGGCTGCGCGCCGGCCAGGTGAAGGTCGGGGGCGTGAGCGCCCGCGCGACGCTCGGCGCCCCGTTCGGCGGCTACGGCCTGTCCGGGCTCGGTCGCGAGCTCGGCACCTTCGGCCTGGAGGAGTTCACCGAGGTCAAGGCGGTGCTCGGTGTCTGA
- a CDS encoding SDR family NAD(P)-dependent oxidoreductase, translated as MEAQTHTRVALVTGGARGIGRACVDALVEDGHAVVIADLLADEATQAAQEISDAGGTALGVAMNVADSASVDAGVAAALERFGAVDALVNCAGWDDLMPFVKTDEALWDKVIEINYKGVLRTTHALLPGMIERGYGRIVNIGSDAGRVGSSMEAVYAGAKGGVIAFSKTVAREAARKGVTANVVCPGPTDTPMLRGVVDASPDGDKVIAAMTSGVAMKRLGQPAEVAAAVAFFASEKASFITGQTLSVSGGLTMA; from the coding sequence ATGGAGGCACAGACCCACACGCGCGTCGCCCTGGTCACCGGCGGCGCCCGAGGCATCGGCCGCGCTTGCGTGGACGCCCTCGTCGAGGACGGCCACGCCGTCGTGATCGCCGACCTGCTCGCCGACGAGGCGACCCAGGCCGCGCAGGAGATCTCCGACGCCGGCGGCACCGCCCTCGGCGTCGCGATGAACGTCGCCGACTCGGCCAGCGTCGACGCCGGCGTCGCCGCCGCGCTCGAGCGCTTCGGCGCGGTCGACGCGCTCGTCAACTGCGCCGGCTGGGACGACCTCATGCCGTTTGTCAAGACCGACGAGGCCCTGTGGGACAAGGTCATCGAGATCAACTACAAGGGCGTCCTGCGCACCACCCACGCGCTGCTGCCGGGCATGATCGAGCGCGGCTACGGCCGCATCGTGAACATCGGCTCCGACGCCGGCCGCGTCGGCTCCTCGATGGAGGCCGTCTACGCCGGCGCCAAGGGCGGCGTCATCGCCTTCAGCAAGACCGTCGCCCGCGAGGCCGCCCGCAAGGGCGTCACCGCCAACGTCGTCTGCCCCGGCCCGACCGACACGCCGATGCTGCGCGGCGTCGTCGACGCCTCCCCCGACGGGGACAAGGTCATCGCCGCGATGACCTCCGGCGTCGCCATGAAGCGCCTCGGCCAGCCTGCCGAGGTCGCTGCCGCCGTCGCGTTCTTCGCCTCCGAGAAGGCGTCCTTCATCACCGGCCAGACGCTCTCCGTGAGCGGTGGCCTGACCATGGCCTAA